DNA from Xanthomonas hyacinthi:
CTGCTCCAGGCCGTCGGCCACATAGCCGAGCGGGCCGCGATAGACCTGGCGCACCGCCGCCACCAGCGCCGGCCACTGCGGCGCGTCCTGCAGGCCGCGCAATTCGGTGCCGACGATCAACGCCCCGGCCTGCTCGTCGACGGCGACCTGCGCCAGTTGCAGCAGCACGCGCCGGTAGGCCGCGAACCAGGCCTGGCGATCGGCCGGTGCGGCATCGCCGGCCCAATGCCCCGGGATCCACAGATGCACCTTCAGCACCGGCTGCAGGCCGGCCGCGCGCATCTGCCGCAGGCCGGCACGCACCTGCTCGGGACTGCTGTCGCTGCCCAGCACCGGATCGTCGGACTGCGGCGTGGCCTGCCAGACGAAGGCGACCAGCAGCGCGCGCTCGGCACCGGCGTCGGCCAGCTGCTGCAGCGAGCGCTGCGCCGCGGCGCTGCCCCACGGCGCCTGCGCCGACACCTTGACGTTGGCGCCCATCCACGGCGCCGGCGCCGGCGGCGCCGCGCCGCAGCCGCCCGCGCTCAGCGCTAACAACATGCCGGCCAACACCCTCACGGCAATCGACGCCATACCCGGTAGGCCCCTTGTCGGTAAACCAGACTGTAGCCCGGCAAGCCCTGTTGCCACAGCTGCGGCAGGCGCCGGTTGACGCTGTCCAGGGCGCCGGCCTGACTGGCCGGGTCGGCCACCACCACCTGCGCCGGCATCTGCCCCGGGTCGTCCAGGGCGCGCTTG
Protein-coding regions in this window:
- a CDS encoding glycoside hydrolase family 113; this encodes MASIAVRVLAGMLLALSAGGCGAAPPAPAPWMGANVKVSAQAPWGSAAAQRSLQQLADAGAERALLVAFVWQATPQSDDPVLGSDSSPEQVRAGLRQMRAAGLQPVLKVHLWIPGHWAGDAAPADRQAWFAAYRRVLLQLAQVAVDEQAGALIVGTELRGLQDAPQWPALVAAVRQVYRGPLGYVADGLEQAERFGYWDRFDFVGTSLYPALASVPAQRLAQMRAAAARVQALGTRSGRPVWVAELGLRSARGSLAAPWESPEQRNAAVDTALQAQVLQDWRRVLGEQRIAGIALWCWYTDPDAGGAHDSDFTVQHKPAQAVLARRPAP